TTTGTATTGATCCTGTAACAGGACTGCCCTATACAGAACAGCTGCTTGTACCCGGGTGCCCTCAACCAAGTCAGGTATGCTATGCTCCCTGTGTTACGGTTGAATGTCAATACGACCCTGCTTTGGTAACAAACTTTTGCAGATAATTCAATGGCAGTCGTTTCTCATATGCAGAGATAATCCACAGATTAAGGTAGCAATATTGATGAAAGCTCTTTCTTCCATTGTTTCAGTTATCATCACTGTATTTGCAGTTTCTCAAAGTGTCGCTCAACAATGGGGAGTCATGCCATTAGTAATGTCAGGGATAGTAGGAAACTATATTGGGAAACAGTATGCTCCTAGTAGTGGGGTTGTCTATGATACAGTGCATCACGAATTTTGGGCGGGTCATGCATCGCATGCCATCGTCTCAGATGATTATGGTATTACCTGGTCTGAGCCTGCTCTCCCTTCTACCCCGTCAGACCGAAACATATTTATGACTTTCGCAACGGGTGCAGGTCGGGTATTCTGCGTATTTACAAACACCTATAAGTCGAGAATGTACCTTGAATACGATCGTACAAACAGGGAATGGGTTGAAATTGACAGCAGTCGCAGAGCAGGTGTACTCGCAGCAGTTGATAGTGTTGCCGTATTATTAGTAAGTAATGGGAATATACAACAAGGGCGGGTATCTTATGCCCGTGAATACTCTTGGCATTCTGTTGATTACAATGCCCCCGTTGCAGGTTTAGACTTTCCAAACATCCAAGAAGTACACCCCACAATCGTTGCTGTACAAAATCTTGACCAATGGATTGAGTATTCGTCAGAGACAGGTAGAACGACACCCACCAAAATCCCGCAAACAGCACTCTATTACAACTATTCAGCTAACAAAGAAGCTATTCTTGCCGGGTTTCGTACCCTCCTTCCCAACCCGGATCCAAATAATTCAAGAAAGATACCGTATTTCAATATAGGTGTAAGTACTGATGGCGGCGACACCTGGCATCAGTATGATACGATTCATTTTGTAAATAGTGATGAAATTATTTCCAACACTGAATATCAGAAAAATCATCTCCGTGTTAGCGCGATGCACTTACACGGCAATACAGTAACGATTATTCTAGCCGATGGAACAGTGTTCTCGACCAATGATAATGGCAACACATTTTGGTATCGTGGAGTTGGTGAGTTCGTTGTTTCTGATGACAATGGACGTCTTTGGCCTGTCACGTTTGTAACGCAGAAGCCTGATTCTGAGGGTAACTTATATTATGTGCGGAACGGGCAGTTGTTCCGAGTACCATCTGATATCCGACAGCCTTTGGAACTCGTTGCAAAGGGGAAGCAATTTCTTGGGCTTGCCCTGAGTAGCGGTGTCATGCTTGCCACAGGGCCAAAGTTTCTGGCTCGCAGTACGGATAACGGACGCACCTGGCTGTTAACTGGTCGCGTTACAAGACGTCAAGAATTCAAGACACTCCCACAGCAGATAATGATATTTAACCGAATACATGCAACTGACACCAATGATGTCACAGTATTTAGCTATACTGGCGGAATACAAGGACGGTATAAAGGAGAACTCGGTAGCTATATCTTGGATGGCTCTAATGATCAAATACCATTACCAACTGCATACAATATACGAGGAGAGATTCTCGACGAATATAATTCAGACTTCTATACCTTAAACAATTACGTAATAACTGAGTATACAAAAGATTCAATTGTACACCTACTTAAGGCGAATGTGATACGCCTTAAGTCAGAAACAACAGTGAATCTGTTTGGAGACAATCCTCCGGAGAACTATGGTAATATGCTGCGGTTTTATCAGCGGAGCAACACCGAGGTATTCTGTCAGCGAACCGCCCTATGGCACTCTACTGATGGAGGTGCTACATGGGAGGAAGTAGGGAAGGGGCTTCCGGCTGACAGCAATGGGCGTCTGGGTACGATAGCCTCAATGCTGCGCCTGCGCGACGGCCGGCTGCTGTGCGGCATGAAAGGCTTTACTGTGTATTCCCAGCGTGAGTTTAGTACTGATAATTACGATACGTCGTACGTTTCCGGTGGCCTGTGGGTCTCATCCGATAACGGACAGAACTGGCAGGAGTTACCTCACCCGGCAGTAGCCGGCAGTAATGTATGGTTTCTCAAGCGTAAGGGCGATCTCCACGAACAACGTTTAGCAACGGTTGTCGATGGAGGCATCGATACCCTGGTGGCAGCAGTCGGCACGGTAGAGACAAAACGACTTCTTGATGCAATTTATGAAAGGGACCCTGATGGGAACCCATACTTTACAGGATTCTACGATACGGTATCAGTAACCACAATGCGTGATGCCCGCATTGTAACGAGCACCGACGGCGGAGTATCCTGGAGGGTTACCTATAACGAGCCTAAAAGCCGGCCGGGCTTTAGTCCGCGCCGTGAGATCATCTCCCGCCGTGACGGAAGCCTGCTTGCAGCTACAGTCGAGAGCGGTGTGCTGTGGTCACCCAATGGCCTGGTATGGACACCGCTTGGCAACGATACCCTTAACCAGACAGTAATTTTGGATATAGATGTGGATACTAACGATGTTGTATATGCTGCAACAGACAAGGGTATCTTCTACATCAACGACCGCCCCACATCAGTGGATGACGGCAAGCTGAATATCCCAAGCAAGAATGGCCGTTTCTTTAGCATGTGGACGTATCCGACTCCGGTCCGCACACAGGTACAGGTGCGGCTGAATAACGTTGAAGCACTCAGCAATACCATTCGCAGCTTAAAGCTGTACAACATCTACGGTACTGAAGTGGCGGACTACAGCACTGCGATACCGCAGCAGAGTGCCGGCCGAGCCGAGTTTACTCTTAGCCTGCCTGCGCACATTGCCTCGGGCGTCTATCTTCTGGCCTTAGATACCGGAGTCGGCATTGTTTCATCGAAGCTGTTTGTTGCGGAACCATAGCCCCTTACCACTTAGAGACGTGTGACGACCATCATGTACTGACTGTAGTTTTGACCAAGCAATGAAGCTTGAGCTTTGAACTAGGGAATATTATGAAAAATGTAGTTCTTGAATGCCCCAACATGTCTGCCGCATAATAGTTTTTGCTCGATACCCGAGATAATACGATACTTTAATTTCTCATGTCTGAGTAATGGCCTGCGCAGAATTTCTTTGCCGTCGTAGTTCAACAAATATGTCCAATTCATCTCGGAAATTCGCTTTTGCATAATTGCAGGATGGCTTCCCTTGTATTCCGGTATCTTGGAGAGATTGCCATACTGGTACATTTCAGTTGCCGGCTTGGGTGTTGCTCCATGGTATTGTTCATGCATTGAGGTGCTTTTACGCTGCATATAGTCGGGCGGTCGAACATAGCCGTAATGAAAGATCCGTGCTCCGCTGTCGGCAACATGAAGCTTGTGCGTTCCCTGATGCTCTCCGTACATTAACGGGTTGAAATCCGGGATCTTTCGGAACGATTGTGCATCCATCCAGGAGTGGATATCCGGATGGTTCCGTATTACTCGTATCTCGTACGGATACCAAGCGTGTGATGTATGATAGTGATTGTAGTCGCCCCAGAAGTGAAAATACTTCATAATCATACCCTCAATATGATGATTATGGAGCAAATCGGAACATCTCTTGTGCAGTATGGGGATGTCAGCTTCATGCAGCACCTCATCTGCCTGCAGGTAGAGGAGCCAGTCGCCGGTACATTCAAATCTTGCTATGTCGGTTTGGCGTGCGTACTCTGTGCCTCCGCGGAACTCATCAGCCTTCCAGTCAGTATCAACAATCTTTATTTTCTCCGAGCCAATTGCCTCGATGTCCTGCCGTGTAGTATCGCCTTTGTCTCCCTGAGCAACGGCAATAATAAATTCATCAACAAGTGGAAGAGCGCTTTGAATTGACTCGATGAATGGATACGCAAGCATCGGAGCGTTGCGACAAAACGTGAAGCCTGAGATTTTCATACTGCAAAGATGCGGTTATTCGATTATTGAGTCTGGCGCGTCTGGTTATATTGAAGCAATGAACATACAACAGCGTTTGCTAATCGGACGTAGAAGAATGAAAATTGTCAGCAGGACGAATGAATGAGATATAGTGTGGCAGTAGTTGCACTTCTAGCTGCAACAGTGATGACATCGTTCAGCGCGCAGGGTCAAAAGCGTAAGCATAAAAAATAACCAGCCAATTGTGTTCACAGAAGTATGGATCTGGGAATATGCACGGCCTGGCTGTTCTGCTCAGGAAATGGAAGTGTATTACCATCCAGGGTTGCGGTACTGGCTTATCCCCGGCACATCCCTCGAACCCTACGAAGAAATGGTACGGTGGTACATGCTAAAGCCGGACGGTGAGGTTTTAGAAGCGTATTCGGACGCTGAGTACAGGGCATCTAATCTGCTTGCGTCGTACCGGTACGACACAACCACGTACAGTAGTTTTAATGCAGGTTGGCAGAAGGGGACAGATCGACAATTTGTTGGTGATTCATTGTTATGGTCGAGAACATTTACGGCAACAGAATATGTAATGCCCACAGTAAAAACACCTGAACATAAACAAATATATTTAGCAGACACCTGGGTAAATCTCGCCCCGCTGTATGCATTTAATTCAATTGATCTACCGTGCAAACTACCGATAGCATTTCCGCATGGATTCCCTTCGAACATGGTGGTTGTAAAGGGGCGTACAACACCAGTGTACGGCGATGTATCATACAATCTTAAGCATGTGGGCTTCACGCAGTATTACGTAAATCTGCACGATTACCGGCGAGTCAGGTAACTAATCAAGCTTTATAAAACTTGCTGTATGAATTAGCCCCTTAACATCGGTAACACGAATGGTGTACATCCCGGCAGCAAGCGCGTGCAGCGACAGTGTTGCAGTACTGCCTCCAATGAAAGCGTCAACGCACCGTTCTCTTCCATACGTATCGGTAAGTACAATGCTGCTGAGAGGGGGCTCAGGCAGGCGCACAGTAATACTACCGGTTGCCGGTGTTGGATATACTGTGAGGGGACTGCTTTTAGCCGGATTGGAGGCAACAGAAGAAACCTGACCTGTAAGAAGAACAGCTTCGACAGATAATGCCGGAATCGTTAGTGTGAGCTTATTGTCGCTCACTGTAGCGGCGGTCTCATTGAGGGCATTATTTGCTTTACTGACAAAAGATTCTTCATCGGGAAGGTTGTGCAATAAGTATGCCTTGTAGTGACCATCGGGTACGACGAAATCCTTAATCTCAACGCTGCAAGGAGCTTCATTATCAGTTCGCCGGTTAACAAAGATGATAGTTAAAGAGTCGTTGGCTATATTTACTGAAGCATACGCACTAATGAGGTTATCGTTGCTAGATGTGGCCTTAACGCTGATCGTCTTTCCGTAATTGCTAAATAAATTCATAACCTCCCACATGCCCGGCTTCCAGTACCAGGGCGAAAAAAACTCTACCCCATGATTTGCAAATGTTCCTAACGTTGATGCGTATGCATTGGCCATGACATTCGCGTCTGTTGTCTCGAGAGCGTATTCTGAAATTCCGATGGTAATTCCATGGTTTGCACCGAAGTATTGGTCAAGCCATCCGTTAATTCTCCCAAGGATGTTTTCATTGGTAATTGAATTACCCCATCCTGACGGATCAGTGAGTTTAACACCATTTGCTCCCGGATAGGTGTATGCTGTGTCAAAATAAACTCTATGTCCCTGGAGTATATCAGCTGCCTGAGCCTCTCCCGGATAGCTGTGAATATCAACAACATCAAGAACTCTTACACCGGTAGCCTGCTCTTCTTCCGCACATCGCTTTATAAAATATTCGAGCCACACATATTCCTTGCCTCCTGCTGAGATTATTTTGTTATCCCATGCATACCATTGCCACTCAGATGCCGGGACAGGTCCGCACAGCTTTATTCCCGGAGCCTTTGTTCTTGCCTTGTGTGCAACATCAAAGTAGCGTTGCATGAACTCCTCAGGTGTTGGCTGGCCGTTAAAAATATCATCGTGAGTATCGCCCCATATATCGGGTTCATTATCCATATCCCAGTAAAGATTATTAGCAACCTTGAGTTGCCCGTTGTCGTCGGTCCCAAACCACTGTGTTAAAAGATCGGTGGTTGAATCAGCATCCCAGAGTTGCAGATAAGAGTTGGGGTTACCTTCTGTTTTCGCTGCGCATCCCCCAGCATCATTTGGAATGCCGCCACCAGCCAGATTCTGACACGCACCCGACCACCATTGCGAGCCGTTGTACTGCCAGTCGTTAAAGTTGGCAGAGGATGTCTTCGCAGCAAAGCCTGTCAGTTGAAAGGCCCACATGGTCTGAATGCCCGGCAGGTTCTTCTGCAGCCACAGAGCATTGTTGGTCCAATCGTGTGCATAAACATTGTTATACCAGTCTGGGTGACTGCTGATGTTTTTCTTCCAGTTGTATTTGGAAGCATTGTTGCCAGTATTCTCGCGGGCAAATCGCAACCCGGCATCGCGCATACGAATTACTTCCGCCTCCGGAACCGGGTCGCCCGGCGAGGCAGGTCCACAATTGTTCTTACCAAAGATGTATGGTGAAATCGTGGTGCGGTTATCTGTTGCCGAAACTATAATTGTTGTTTCAGCAGCAGACGCAGGGAGAAGCAGAGACAGCACAGCGATACAAAATAGACAGGCACGGATCATGGTAGTGTTCACGGTGTATGATGGTAATCTGCTGCACAGCATATCAGAGGTAAGGATAGGAAGTGTCTGATTTGCATTAGTGTCAGCTCTGCACTGTGTTAAGGGTTGTAATGCACGGTCATGGTTTTCGGATATTATAGCCGTTATTGTTAAAAGGCTGTAAATCGTCGATAAACATCTCTTCAAGTTCCTTTAGCTCATCAGAATAATCTTTAATCGTAGTAGCATCTTTTTTTATCGTACTCAGAATATCAAATCTAAATGCAGACTCACCGAATATACTCCAGTCTTCCTGAAGTGCTTTGTTCGGATGAACACCAGCCTGCAACTGGAACACATGACGATTCCATATTGCATTCAGGTTAGCAGTGCTCCCAACAAATATCTTGTTGTTTGTCGTGTTTTTGATTGCATATACGCCAATTGGGATATCCATGTTCTTGTATTGTGTTTTTAACTCTTTTTTTGATTGTTCAGTCATTATAGTATCGGATGGGTGATAATTGGAAATCAAAGACAACACCAAAAATACACAGACAAAATACGATAAGAGCGATGGGAATGAACCTTGTAGTATCCACTATTCTCGGTTGTGAAATGGGCCTGGGGAGGTGTAGGGGTAGTCACACTTTCCTGTCATTCATGCACTATACCTAAAAGCAATTGCTCCGGAATTCCAGATGTTTATTTGTAGGCTGTGCAACGCAGCCGATCGGCCGAGCTGTGGTGGTAGGTGGTGATGCACGATGGTGGTGGCGGAGGGGGAGGGGCCCGCAGGGCGTAAACCGTCCGCTTGGAATGTTTGCCGTGGTTTGGCCGCGCAGAACGGGTTGAGTTAAATCGTAATGCGGATGCGAACCCGGTGGGGCAACCCCGGGTGGCCGCCCGCACGAATCAACGTTGAACACAATGCATAACCGTAGGGGCGGGTTTCCCTCCCCTACGAAACGAAATAGAAAACAATACGAATCCGTACGGCCGTTGTCACAATATCCTGTCGTCCTTCCACTATACCTAATAGCAATTGCTCCGGAATTCCAGATGTTTATTTGTAGGCTGTGCAACGCAGCCGATCGGCCGAGCTGTGGTGGTAGGTGGTGATGCACGATGGTGGTGGCGGAGGGGGAGGGGCCCGCAGGGCGTAAACCGTCCGCTTGGAATGTTTGCCGTGGTTTGGCCGCGCAGAACGGGTTGAGTTAAATCGTAATGCGGATGCGAATCCGGTAGGGGCGACCCCATGTGGCCACCCTGCCGCACATGGTCGGCCTGTACGGAACATCATAAAATACAATACAAAATTGGCGGGATTGCCTATTGTGGATGCACGGCCGTGAACCCCGACGTTCTGACCATTAAAAGATTTAATAAATCTTATGATTCTGTCTCCCCCTCCCTAAAGCCCGAAGGGGGCCGGGTGGGGCCGGGAGTGGGGTCCGAAACGCGCATTACGATGGACGAGAGAATGAGGGCTCATGGACATGAATCACCGTAGGGGCGTGTATCAAATCCACCCGAACGAAACACCATAAAAAACAATAATATCGTAGGGGCGATACTGTGTGGTCGCACACTTCATGTGGCATCCTAAAAAAACACACATCAAAAATCGGGTTCACGGGCGTGCGCTCCTGCGTCAAACAAAAACATTGAAACAGGCTCCCCTCCCTAAACGCGCGTGCGCGTTTGGGGAGGGGGCAGGGGGACGGGCCCGAAAGGCGCATTATGGGGGACGAGAGGCGAGAGAATGAGGGGTCATGGACATGAATAACCGTAGGGGCGTGTATCAAATCCACCCGAACGAAATAACATAAGAAATGATAATATCGTAGGACGATACTGTGTGGTCGCCCATTTCATGTGGCGTCCAAAAAAAAACACACATCAAAAATCGGGCTCACAGGCGTACGCCCCTACGTCAAACAAAAACATTGAAACAGGCTCCCCCTCCCTAAACGCGTGTGCGCGTTTGGGGAGGGGGCCGGGGGAGGGGCCCGAAAGGCGCATTATGGGGGACGAGAGGCGAGAGAATGAGGGGTCATGGACATGAATAACCGTAGGGGCGTGTATCAAATCCACCCGAACGAAATAACATAAAAATGATAATATCGTAGGACGATACTGTGTGGTCGCCCATTTCATGTGGCGTCCAAAAAAAAACACACATCAAAAATCGGGCTCACAGGCGTACGCCCCTACGTCAAACAAAAACATTGAAACAGGCTCCCCCTCCCTAAACGCGTGTGCGCGTTTGGGGAGGGGGCCGGGGGGTGGGGCCCACCCCTTATTTTTCGCATGATGAAACCGCTACGTACCCGCATAGCACCCACGCCATCCGGTTATCTCCACGAAGGCAATGCCGTTAACTTTATGATAACCTGGCTAAAAGCCAGGCAGTCGGGAGCCGAGATACTGCTGCGGATCGATGATGCCGATACTGACAGAGTTCGTCCGGAGTACGTACAGGACATTTTCGATGTTATGCACTGGCTTGGCATCAGCTGGGACATCGGGCCACAGACGCCTTCCGGACTGTACAGCGAGTGGTCGCAGACGCACAGAACCCATCGCTACCAGCAGGTGTTGGGTATGCTGCGTGACTCCGGTGCACTGTTTGCCTGCTCCTGTACCCGCTCTCAGATACGTCAGCATGATGCGGCCATGCGATATACCGGAGAATGTGTGGGAAAGGGGCTATCGTTCGAGGCACCAAACGTAGTGTGGCGATTGCGCACACCCCATACCATGAACCTTCGGTATCCCGTAGTACGGCAGCGGAACGGCAGTCCGGCATATAACCTAATCACCGTAGTGGACGACGTTGACTACAATATCACCAACATTGTTCGGGGAGCCGACCTTGAAGATGCTACAGCCGTCCAGCGCTACCTGGCAGAACGGTTACCGTGTCTAAGCCCCTTTACGGACATCACCATTGGAGTGGTCCCATAAAAATGGACACATTAGGGTAGGTGTTTTTGGTTACGAAAGTAGTTGTTTTCAAAGTCAACGGGGGTTGTATATCCAAGTGTTGAATGCAGTCGTCTGCGATTATAAATGTTCTCGATGTAGTGTGCTGCCTGACGCTTCAGGTGCTCGAGATCGACGAAGTTGATGTCGTTGAATTCTTCGGTCTTGAGCGTGGCAAAAAAGGATTCTACTGGTGCGTTGTCCCAGCAGTTTCCCTTGCGGCTCATGCTCTGCGTTGCTTTACAGTAGTCAGTCAGAAACTGGCGATAGCCTGCCGCAGCATACTGCGAACCGCGATCACTATGAATGAGCATGCCGGTGGCATAAGAACGGTTCTTCCAGGCCTTCCAGAGTGCCGTGATGGTGAGCTGTTGCGTGATCGTCTCTGACAGATGCCAGCCAA
This is a stretch of genomic DNA from Ignavibacteria bacterium. It encodes these proteins:
- a CDS encoding GIY-YIG nuclease family protein; its protein translation is MTEQSKKELKTQYKNMDIPIGVYAIKNTTNNKIFVGSTANLNAIWNRHVFQLQAGVHPNKALQEDWSIFGESAFRFDILSTIKKDATTIKDYSDELKELEEMFIDDLQPFNNNGYNIRKP
- a CDS encoding tRNA glutamyl-Q synthetase yields the protein MMKPLRTRIAPTPSGYLHEGNAVNFMITWLKARQSGAEILLRIDDADTDRVRPEYVQDIFDVMHWLGISWDIGPQTPSGLYSEWSQTHRTHRYQQVLGMLRDSGALFACSCTRSQIRQHDAAMRYTGECVGKGLSFEAPNVVWRLRTPHTMNLRYPVVRQRNGSPAYNLITVVDDVDYNITNIVRGADLEDATAVQRYLAERLPCLSPFTDITIGVVP
- a CDS encoding exo-alpha-sialidase, which translates into the protein MTFATGAGRVFCVFTNTYKSRMYLEYDRTNREWVEIDSSRRAGVLAAVDSVAVLLVSNGNIQQGRVSYAREYSWHSVDYNAPVAGLDFPNIQEVHPTIVAVQNLDQWIEYSSETGRTTPTKIPQTALYYNYSANKEAILAGFRTLLPNPDPNNSRKIPYFNIGVSTDGGDTWHQYDTIHFVNSDEIISNTEYQKNHLRVSAMHLHGNTVTIILADGTVFSTNDNGNTFWYRGVGEFVVSDDNGRLWPVTFVTQKPDSEGNLYYVRNGQLFRVPSDIRQPLELVAKGKQFLGLALSSGVMLATGPKFLARSTDNGRTWLLTGRVTRRQEFKTLPQQIMIFNRIHATDTNDVTVFSYTGGIQGRYKGELGSYILDGSNDQIPLPTAYNIRGEILDEYNSDFYTLNNYVITEYTKDSIVHLLKANVIRLKSETTVNLFGDNPPENYGNMLRFYQRSNTEVFCQRTALWHSTDGGATWEEVGKGLPADSNGRLGTIASMLRLRDGRLLCGMKGFTVYSQREFSTDNYDTSYVSGGLWVSSDNGQNWQELPHPAVAGSNVWFLKRKGDLHEQRLATVVDGGIDTLVAAVGTVETKRLLDAIYERDPDGNPYFTGFYDTVSVTTMRDARIVTSTDGGVSWRVTYNEPKSRPGFSPRREIISRRDGSLLAATVESGVLWSPNGLVWTPLGNDTLNQTVILDIDVDTNDVVYAATDKGIFYINDRPTSVDDGKLNIPSKNGRFFSMWTYPTPVRTQVQVRLNNVEALSNTIRSLKLYNIYGTEVADYSTAIPQQSAGRAEFTLSLPAHIASGVYLLALDTGVGIVSSKLFVAEP
- a CDS encoding T9SS type A sorting domain-containing protein → MLSLLLPASAAETTIIVSATDNRTTISPYIFGKNNCGPASPGDPVPEAEVIRMRDAGLRFARENTGNNASKYNWKKNISSHPDWYNNVYAHDWTNNALWLQKNLPGIQTMWAFQLTGFAAKTSSANFNDWQYNGSQWWSGACQNLAGGGIPNDAGGCAAKTEGNPNSYLQLWDADSTTDLLTQWFGTDDNGQLKVANNLYWDMDNEPDIWGDTHDDIFNGQPTPEEFMQRYFDVAHKARTKAPGIKLCGPVPASEWQWYAWDNKIISAGGKEYVWLEYFIKRCAEEEQATGVRVLDVVDIHSYPGEAQAADILQGHRVYFDTAYTYPGANGVKLTDPSGWGNSITNENILGRINGWLDQYFGANHGITIGISEYALETTDANVMANAYASTLGTFANHGVEFFSPWYWKPGMWEVMNLFSNYGKTISVKATSSNDNLISAYASVNIANDSLTIIFVNRRTDNEAPCSVEIKDFVVPDGHYKAYLLHNLPDEESFVSKANNALNETAATVSDNKLTLTIPALSVEAVLLTGQVSSVASNPAKSSPLTVYPTPATGSITVRLPEPPLSSIVLTDTYGRERCVDAFIGGSTATLSLHALAAGMYTIRVTDVKGLIHTASFIKLD